CTTATTGGGGGAGTTGAGGGACAGGGGGACAGACTCCTCTCGAGGCTTTTAAGCCTAAGAGTTATGGAGTCCTTGTCCCTCTTTATTTTGTTGTTGTCCATATTATTACTATACAACGCAACATATATTAAGCAAAAACTAACATAAAAATTGCAGGAGAGAAAGATGAGTTATCTTGCAGACCTTGGAGAAATTTATCTTGCTCCTAACTATGAAAGAGAACCTATCATTTTTGTTAGAGGTGAAGGTACAAGACTTTTTACAGATAAAGGAGAAGAATATTTAGACTTTACTGCCGGGATTGCTGTTTGTAATTTAGGACATGCCCACCCTCAACTTGTTCAGGTTTTAAAAGAACAAGCCGAATGTTTATGGCATACTTCAAACCTTTATTACACCGAACCTCAGGTAAGGCTTGCCAAAAAGTTGGTAGAACTATCCTTTGGAGATAAGGTTTTTTTTGCAAATAGTGGTACTGAGGCAGTTGAAGCAGCCTTAAAACTCGCCAGACGCTGGGCCTATCAAAATTTTGGGGGCTCTAAATATAAGTTTATTTCCTTAAAAAATTCTTTTCATGGAAGAACCTTAGGTTCTCTTTCGGTAACAGGCCAGCCTAAATATTGGGAAGGCTTTGAACCTTTAGTCCCAGGGGTGGTTTTTGTTGAGCCTAACGATTTGCAGGAACTAAAAGAGACTTTTGATGAAACCGTCTGTGCGATAATCATGGAACCTATCCAGGGAGAAGGTGGAGTTTATCCGTTAACCCAAGAGTTTATTGCCCAGGCTAAAGAGCTTTGCCAAAAATATTCGGCTTTATTGATCTTTGATGAAATCCAGACTGGGTTAGGAAGGACAGGAAGGTTGTTTGCTTATGAACATTATGGGATAGAGCCTGATGTGATGTGTCTTGCCAAGGCCTTAGCCAACGGACTTCCTCTCTCAGCCATGATTGCTAAAAAAGAAGTGATTGATTTTTTAACCCCTGGTAGCCATGCCTCTACCTTTGGAGGAAATCCTATAGCCTGTGCTGTAGGCTGTAAAGTGGTTGAGATGATCTCAGACCCAACCTTTCTTGAAGAGGTAGAACTTAAAGGTAAAGTTATCATGGAAAAATTAAGAGCTTATCAGGAAGAATATCCAGGTCTTATCAAACAGGTAAGAGGAAAAGGTCTGTTGATAGGTATTGAGTTTGCTATCGAAGTAAAACCTATCTATCAAGAACTTTTAAAAAGAAGGATTTTAACCACTACCCCAAAACCTAATGTATTAAGACTTTCCCCCCCTCTTATCATCAATTACCGAGAGATAGACTACTTTATGATCCAGCTTGAAGAAATCTTAAAAGATATTAAAACCTAAGTTTAGGGTGAAAGCACTTAAAATCGTCTTTTTAGACTTACCTCAAAATAAATACAGCCTAACCGCTCTTTTAGGAAGCTTAGAAACCAAAGAAGAGATACTGTCTGAGGTTGAAATCTCTTTTGCGAAGACTAAAGAAGAGTTATTTTCAGAGATTTCAGAAGGTCTCAAAACCTATCCTTTACAATTAGCCTGTTTTTCTTTTTTTACCACACAGGTTTGGGAAATAATCCCTATTCTTACAGAGGTTAAAAATCTTTATAAAGATAGGGTTTTGGTTTGTGCCGGAGGTGCTCATCCTACCGGAGATTTTAAAAGGGTGCTTAAAGCAGGTGCAGATTGTGTGGTTTTAGGAGAGGGAGAACAAACCTTTATTGACCTCTTGGAATGTATACTCAATAGAAAGTCTTTTGAAGCAGTAGAAGGCATAGCTTTTAAAGATATAAACGGAAAAATCAAGTTAAACCCTCGAAAAGTGTATGTAGACCTTGACCAGTTTTTACCTTTTAGCCCACGGTTTAAGCGTTTTGGTCCCTTAGAAATTACCAGAGGGTGTCCTTTTGCCTGTAACTTTTGCCAAACCTCAAGGATTTTTGGAGTTAAAGTAAGACATAGGTCTATAGAAAAGGTTTTATCTATAGTTGAAATGCTTTTTAAAAGAGGACTTACTGATATAAGGTTTATCACCCCAAATGCATTTTCCTACGGTTCAGAAGACGGAAAAACCATCAACTTAGAACGCCTTGAGGAGTTATTAAAAGGAATAAAGGGCTTGCTTAAAAATAGAGGCAGGATCTTTTTCGGAAGTTTTCCTTCTGAAGTAAGACCCGAACATGTAACCCCAGAGACCATCTCTTTGGTAAAAACTTACGCATCAAACGATAATTTAGTCATAGGAGCTCAGTCAGGTAGTGAAAGGATTTTACAACTTTGTAAAAGGAGCCATACCGTAGAAGATGTCTACCGAGCAGTCAAATTAACCGTAAAAGCAGGATTAACTCCAAAAGTAGATTTTATCTTTGGATTGCCCTATGAAACAGAAGAGGATGTTAGACAAACCATAAAGGTTATAGAGGACTTAGTAAAGATGGGAGCGGTGGTGCATGCCCATACCTTTATGCCTCTTCCTCAAACCCCTTTCTTACG
Above is a genomic segment from Thermodesulfobacterium commune DSM 2178 containing:
- a CDS encoding aspartate aminotransferase family protein — protein: MSYLADLGEIYLAPNYEREPIIFVRGEGTRLFTDKGEEYLDFTAGIAVCNLGHAHPQLVQVLKEQAECLWHTSNLYYTEPQVRLAKKLVELSFGDKVFFANSGTEAVEAALKLARRWAYQNFGGSKYKFISLKNSFHGRTLGSLSVTGQPKYWEGFEPLVPGVVFVEPNDLQELKETFDETVCAIIMEPIQGEGGVYPLTQEFIAQAKELCQKYSALLIFDEIQTGLGRTGRLFAYEHYGIEPDVMCLAKALANGLPLSAMIAKKEVIDFLTPGSHASTFGGNPIACAVGCKVVEMISDPTFLEEVELKGKVIMEKLRAYQEEYPGLIKQVRGKGLLIGIEFAIEVKPIYQELLKRRILTTTPKPNVLRLSPPLIINYREIDYFMIQLEEILKDIKT
- a CDS encoding TIGR04013 family B12-binding domain/radical SAM domain-containing protein; this translates as MKALKIVFLDLPQNKYSLTALLGSLETKEEILSEVEISFAKTKEELFSEISEGLKTYPLQLACFSFFTTQVWEIIPILTEVKNLYKDRVLVCAGGAHPTGDFKRVLKAGADCVVLGEGEQTFIDLLECILNRKSFEAVEGIAFKDINGKIKLNPRKVYVDLDQFLPFSPRFKRFGPLEITRGCPFACNFCQTSRIFGVKVRHRSIEKVLSIVEMLFKRGLTDIRFITPNAFSYGSEDGKTINLERLEELLKGIKGLLKNRGRIFFGSFPSEVRPEHVTPETISLVKTYASNDNLVIGAQSGSERILQLCKRSHTVEDVYRAVKLTVKAGLTPKVDFIFGLPYETEEDVRQTIKVIEDLVKMGAVVHAHTFMPLPQTPFLRKPPGKLSEDLIKLIKSLTGKGLLFGDWEAQQKLSQKIYEYFNS